Within the Erpetoichthys calabaricus chromosome 1, fErpCal1.3, whole genome shotgun sequence genome, the region gatgcccgaaccacctcaactgactcctctcaatgcggaggagttgcgactctactccgagtctctcccagataactgaactcctcaccctatctctaagggaaagtccagccactctgcggagaaaactaattttggccgcttgtatccacgatctcgactctttcggtcactacccaaagctcgtggccataggtgagggtaggaacgtagatcgactggtaaatcggcagcctcgccttttggctcagctctctcttcaccacaacggaccgctgcagagcccgcattactgtggatgcctcaccgatccgtctgtcaacctcccgctccattgttccctcactcgtgaacaagaccccgagatacttgaactcctccacttgaggtagtaatgtgttcccaacccggaaagagcattccacccttttccggctgagaaccatggcctcggatttagaggtgctgactctcatccccgctgcttcacaaTCAGCTGAAaaccactccagtgagagctggaggtcactgtctgatgaagccaacagaaccacgtcatccgcaaatagcagagatgaaAACCCAAACCCAAAACGCATTTCAATAATCTTTTGTTTGCATAAAGATTTTCTGTCTTACTCACCCATCACATATCTTTATAATTTTATTCTTAAGTTGTTCTCCTTGAAAGAATATGATGAAGGCATTCTTCTTTGCTTATTCATTCTAAAACAaatgtatatgtacacatacttAGTATATTAAGAGGTCATAAAATTGCTGTGCTTTTAGTTTAGGGTAAGAATTTTAGGTTTACTAACTCTGACTCATGCCAATTTCACTTAACAACTAAGAGTGACCTATTACTTCATAACTACTACtaatgtaatataatgtaatgtaatactaATCATCaccatattataaatattatttatcagACAGTCCTTGGCTATAATGTATGCCAGGCCTTGATCATGTTCTGTGTGACCTTAAACCATTTGTGAACATTTCCAAAAGTATTATTGGTGCCTGTTCTGTGCAACATTTTTACAGTGTTACTTTTACAGcgcattcattcactcattcaaaaCTTTTTATTTCCAAACTACTCTAGTTTAAGTTTGCaggaagctggaacctatcctggCATCCTTAGGCTCAAAACAGAAACCAACCATCAACcaagtgccagttcatcacaggggaCACTCACACCAGTCCAGTTTTAAGTCTGCATCCGAGCTAACCTGCACCTCGAAACCAGTGAACCTTTGAAAAAACTCATGGGCACTGGGAGTATGCAGAAGCTCTTCACAGAGGGCGACTGGGCAGGCAATGCCACCCTTATTCCCTTGCTAAATATTACCAGTTGTAATTCTCAGATTTAcacaatttgcatattcaaagtatATTTCCTAAGCCAACACTGACAGATTGCAAAGTCCACACAACGCCTGAAGTGTAAAGCAAGCCCAGTGGCGTTGGTCCTAAGGATGTCAGCCTGCAAACTAGGACTGCGTATGCGGTATTGGCATCTCATCAAAGCCAGGCTCTTATAAAGATAACAAACACAACCATTTCACAGTGCTGCTTTGTATCGGAGGGCAAAGGGTGCAGCACACAAATCATTATGTCTCACTGCTGCCCACTTCTGATACACATCAGCTCAAAGTGGAGCAGCCAAAAACGTGTTTTCCCATTTTGCTTTTCCACTCCTGTTTTGTGCATTCTACTGTGTCTGCACACTGCACAGACGACCTTTGCTGAATGCAGAGTCAAGATACAACAGTCAAAAACCTTTTGTAATCTCAGCTTAACATTGCACTAGAATTTCCATGcgtttattttgattttcctgAATGCGGCCATTTTAATAAGAGCCTTGGCTAAAGGTTGTTATTATCTACAATACTGCCAGCACAGTGCAGTACTGGAGTTCTGGATGATTCCTTTTGTTATGTAACTAATATACTCACTCCTTCCATGCCCTTATACAGTGCTGACGAttgcagtgtggcgtagtggctAAGGCCCCCAACTCTCAACAATATGGCAGCCAGCACAACTGCCAACTGTGTGACcctctgagaaagtcacttaaATTGCCCATTCTCATATTGTACTGTACAAATGTATggaaaaatgtaccaataatatAAAGTGCATAAGAGCACTGTGAAAAGGAGCTATACAACAacaatgttgtgtgtgtgttgaaACGGCTTGTCAATGACTTCAGTGTTGCTTATTTTCAGGTCTGAATCAGACTACAGCTCATTTACCATCCATGTCTGGTCCTCTGTATCTGGGAACTACAGAAGTGAAGAATGAGACCCACATTATTAGGGAAAGCTGTGAGTTGCAAAAATCTTGAGTGTTGCCCCATATTTGTGATAATCAGAATTTCATTgaaagtactgtatgtgtgtgttgatatacagcaaaataaatttgaattctTCTTATGCTTTAGCTTTACTGTTGCTGCTATTTCATTCCTTGATACATTTTGTCAAATCTTCACCTAATGGTGACAACATTTCATTAATAAATGATGTTTCATCTTTTCCAGACAAAGTATGAGATTGAAGAtctttgacaaaaaataaatttaattaaaatatccaGTCATCTATTtacagtcctcacaggtggcacagtggtagtgctgctgctttgcagtaaggagactgtggaagattgtgggttcgcttcccagttcctccctgtgtggatagcgctttgagtactgagaaaagcgctatatgaatgtaatgaattattattattagaacccTTTTCCTTCATTACAGGCTTTCAGGGTGTAGGAGCATATCTCAATAGCATGAGGCACAAAGAAGGAGCCAACCATGGTGGAGTACACTTACTCTGCCATCTCCACATTTATCAATTTCATGGTCAAAGAGGTCATAGTGTCTCTTTAaattaaaggtgccagagtggttcttcagagtgatgccgtaggggagccatttttggttccctaAAGACCTATCCAtgtgaaggtttcagaaagaacttctatttatttagatctgtaacagactccatacagtaaatggtaacagatttgtgaaataccagtgagtCTTGCTGCATAAGTCCAGTATCATAGGCTAAGTCCAGAccttcttaatctgttagtgtcctgcagcccaccaaaaaaaataaagattttttttttttttttacaacatattaggaagtttttcgaAGCACAGAGAAccagcttcatatgcaaagaacccgtTCCAGAATGAAATAGTGCTTGGTTAAGCAATGGAGCTACGAGGAACCAAGCAGCATTGTAAAGAACCATATACTGCCACTGAAGAACCATTGTTTTTAATAGTGTAGGAACATGGCACAACCCAAACCACACTGGGtggccagtccatctcaggactTACCTGCTCATGCTCATTCAGTGAAGGGTTGCCTTTaaactgacctgcatgtctttgggatgtgggaggaagcacTTTGAGAATGACCTGCATGGACACAATGGGAATCTGCAAAATATCTCACTAACAGTGAAAATAGGTAATGTTGTTGAGTACCGGTGTTAACCATTGGCCACCatgacataagaacataagaaagttgacaaacgagaggagaccattcagtccatcaagcccatttgtttagctaatagctaagctgcccttaatatctcatccagattcttcttaaaggttgtcaaggtttctgcttcaactccaagtCTGTGTTgtttgttccagaatcccacaactctttgcataaagaagtgcttcctagcttcAGGTTTAAATgtatttccccttaatttccaccaatgtccttgagtatgtgattcatctTTAAGctgaatgacagacagacagacacacagcgtGTTTCGGTTATGTGTAGCACAGCATCACCGCCTCACTGCACTGGTGTCACAGATTTGACTCCGGACTGGAGTGTATCCATGTGCGGACAGCCTCCTGTGATGAGGTGACTCTAAACAGTGGCCATCTTTTAGTAGATGGGCATCTTGTTGCTGATAGTTTTAAGTGTGTGTCCATTTTGGTCAGAGTAAGCACTGAACCCATCAATTTGTGTTAGCCAGGTACAGATACTGGTAGCTCTGGAACTGATAGGTTTAACACTTTTGATTTCAAAATCCACACACTTAGAGTCAAACTTTGCTTATCCTGTGTGGACTAAGCCCtgggacacagacaggtggacatgtTGTaaatcaccaccacacgtttatttgcagTCTACTATTTACAAGTtaaatgccacacaaccccaaactcccccaaagccCAGGCCTCACACTCTATTGCCttgtctcttcaggccgcctccactcctcgccttccagcttcgtccttcttccacccgattcaagccctgaatgaagggaggcggccccttttataatcacccagatgtgctccaggtgattcccggcAATCTTtcaccgacatgccccagtgtggcggaagtgccggctgtatccccggaagcactctgggtgtccctgctcctcttccccccagcacttccaggtgtggtggaagtgctgaggtccagggcccccaaggcactggggcgccacctggcggtgaccatgggcccctacagggttgagcttcaaagcgctgtacctgtggtccccatagcaaccagggtggtcgcccccacgttGTCTGAGgtgggcgtaagccctcttccggtcctcctgggcatcccagccgggtcgccccctcagccacctgtgacacctaCTAGCACTGACATTGCACTAGCACAGACAGATCAAGTAAAGTGAGTATTGTGCTCAAAACGTGGACctgtgtgtgtgcagacaattCATCATTAAAACATAAAGCACAACTCTTTGGATTTATCATTTCATTGTGAGTCTGGTAATGTTGAGGTATACTGGTTAACACTCATTGCCTCTCACTTCAAGAGTTAATCATTTTGAAtctgtttttctccaggtattatTCCAGTTTTGCCCTCACATCCTGAAGACATTTAAGTTGTTTGATGATGCTGCTCTAGATTCATAACTACTGTAAAGAGAGACAAGAACAAATTTTAAGGGTCTGGGGCACCCATAGGCAAACTCAGTCTGTTAAAGGTGTTAGGCGCACAGAAACTAATCCCGCTGAAATCGGACAGTCCTCCTCAAGATGATGGTACTTCAGGTTAAATTGAATTCTAGGAGGAAGAGGCGGGCACAGGTGTAACAGGTTCCGGAGGTTATGTCATAGGAGTCAGCATGCCAATCATTCTTTCTGCAGGAGGGAAAGATGGAGCGATACAGTTACTGCTTAGCGCCCTCAGCTGGCCCGGAGTAGTATTGCCTAATATCTAGGCCTTTAAGTTGTTacccaagcgcacatgtgtgacactacatTCAAATGTATGCTTAGCATTATTTAGAAAGATCAACTGACATAACAGCCTCTTTTAGGACTGGGAAAGTCAAGTAACCTTACAAACTTTATGTATTTGGAAGCCTGAGAATTGGATCCCAGGACCCAGCACTCAGAGTGCACATTATGACTTGCTACAGTGCCGAGGGCTTCACAGTTCAACTGAATGTCTTCTGCTTGAACCAGCTAGCAATGCGCTGTGCTGATTTTGTATTATGCCACTCAGACTTGAAACAAGCTCACTGGAGTTCTGGTTTCTTATACTTACCTCTACATTTTTATCTTAGATACTAAGTCACAAACTGTTTCCATCCTTTGTTTTCTAGTTTCATTCACAATCGAAGCTACTGCAAGAAGTCCTACCAGCATTTTTGTGTACTGGACCAGTCTGACATCAACTTCCATGACAGTCTTTGGTTATGAAATCCAGTATATGAGAGTAGGGGACAATAGTTCTGTTGTGATAAGAACAAATAACACGCAACATTTGCTTCAAGATCTCCTACCGAGCACCACCTACAGCATCAGTGTTACGCCCTTATACAACAACGCTAGAGGAATCCCAGGATCTTTAACCATTACTACTCCAAACAGTaggaatatttaacatttatatcATTTCCTTCCATGAATTGCCACctgcaaattttaaaattattttaaagtaattggtAGAAAATTGAAATAGGTCATGGAAAGgttaattttgtaatattattttaacataaagCCTGTTGTATCttactttttcagaatttttcatttttcctctttttactttAAGTTACTTCCAGctatttcattaatatatttgTGCATAACAAGACAGCAACATCTGCAGAATTAAGCTGGCAAGTGCCTGCGCAAATTGCATCAAACATCATGATGTATCGATTGTGCTATGGTCTTCTGAACAGTTCAGCCCTCATCAGAAATATGACCCTGGCGTCTTCAGTGCTCAGTTATCACTTGACAGGTAGGaaatattattttgatttaaaCAAACTCCAATTTGTAAAAAGGAATCTTGTATTTCAAAGcttaaaatacttatttaattTAAGTGACTCTTTTCTTATCCAAATCCCGGATGagaaatattatatttttcatgCAGACTCCAGTTAAGTAGCCACCTCTCTTTGTAGGCTTGAAAAACAGCACCGTGTACTTCGCACTCATTTCCGCAGTATTGAGCCCCTCACTGGGTGAGATGAGCTCCATTGTCTACTTTCTCACAGGAGAGTGTGAGTCTCAACTTACAAACAATACTTTTGAGTTAATGTTAACAcctgatttttttattgattgttcTTCATTGATATCTCCAGCATCCCTATTGGTCAGTGCTATGACCAGCAGTCCAACCAGTGCTCATGTGAACTGGACCCGTCCAAGTTTGCAAATGGTCTCCAGTTATGAAGTCCAATACATCAGAGTGGAGGATAATGTTGGCAACATCTCCATTACCAGCAACACGTCGATCCTGCTTAGAGATCTTCTCCCCAATTCCacatattgtatcactgtaaccCCGCTAATCAATGGCACCAGAGGAAATCCAGGATTCACAGCGATCAGCATGCCACATGGTCAGTTCTGTATTTTGAAGATAGTTGTACCAGGAGGGGTGACTTTCATTTCAATGGAAAAGATTCTTGATGGTTTACAAATTTGTTTGAGTTCAAGCATTTCAATGTGCTGTAGCACTACATTAACATCTGTAAATGTTTTGGCTGTGAAGCCTTTATCAGAAAATAACTTTTACCTGTTTTATtagttatctttatttatttatggagtaTTTCTTTTGAAGTGAAAAAATGTGCTAGCAAGTTTGGGCTATCTTCTAGGGGCCACACACAAGCAAGCACTGTAACCCTATAGTCCCAGAATCCTACATTCAAATCTCTGCCTTGTTGCTGGCTGTGTGCAGTTTGTGTGATTTCTTTCAGAGTATCCCCTTCTTCTTTCACATCTGAGATAAATACAAGTTAAGGTGATTGGCCACTCTAAACCAGTCCAGTGTGAGAAACTATGGGTGTGTATGGGAGTGCACTTTGTGCTGGACTAGCACCCCACGGGGGTTTGATTCTTGCATTAGAGTTAATGTTACACATACAGAAAGCGAAAATTTAGGTTATGCTGTTAAAGTTGTTAATTAACAATAAAGGGGGAAATTATATGCTAGGGACAGTATATTGTATGAAGTGCTGGTAGTGTGATATATTGGACTTTAAATTGCATAGCTGTTGGTTCAGTTGACACATTCGGCTCCATTTGTGACCCTGAACAAACCACTTAACCTGTTCCACTTTTatcttttaatgtaaaaaaatattcataaacatatcCTGGTCTTTCCTAAAGTTCTCCACCAAATTTTGCTGGAGTGTCCCAGAAAATCGGAAGACCTTTTACCAAGGTTTCCCTCCCAGTGTATTTGAAACCCAGTAACACACAGAGCAGACCCATCAACCTTAACATAAGCGGAGTGATCCAATGCGAACAGTCTAATGAAATTCGAAAGACACAGACTATTATATAAGTGCTGCTCCACATTATATCACTCCTTACGTTATAATATTTTACATgtgttaatgaaaaaaagaatctaATTGGacctttttctgttttccagAAGTTAGTGCTAAGGCAACCCCATCACCACTGCATTTGACGGTGTCAGAAATTGGACAAGGAGTGGGCTTGTTTTTAGTGACCTGGCAGCCTCCTGAAGTACCCGTTGGGACCATCTTGCACTACAATGTAATTCTGAGGATATTCAACTTACATATTAATTGCTTTTAATTGTTGATCTTTTAGTCCACAGCCATGACTTTGATTTAACCTTGTCATCACCTACTGGATTGAGTCAAGTATGTTACAGGAAGGTTGTAAacctaacaagaaaaaaataaataaataaaaagttgagTCAACtactgtttaaaatttaaaaggtaaatgcaataGGTGTACCGAAACTTAATTAAAAGTAGACTTTGAGAAAAGAGATCTGATAGTTAGCATTTAGTTagccattattttatttcaatacatGAGCAGATCATGGAGAAGGACTATGGTTGGTGCTGCCTCTTCAAATTTGAGCCTGTCAATGTCCAAGTGAGGTTTGCCATGTTTCCTGGTGCATGcctcacatcctaaagatgtgcgggttaattctaaattgacccagtCGTGTACTGTACATGGCACAGAATGTACATGAACGAGTATATAACAAAATGGCATTCCAGCAGAGCAGTGCTCACCACTACTGGTCCTGTGTTCAGATCCCTTGTCTGTCAGGAGTCTACACATTCTGCCTGTGTCTGTGAGAATCTTTCTTTCACATTCTAAAGACATGTATGTTGTGTTTGTCGGTGACACTAAACTGGAAACCAGGGTGTGAAGTGGTGTGTGCCATGTGGTGGTCTGGTGCCTAACAACCACTGCTGCCATCAAAGGCTGCAGCCTCCTGTGACTTGGAACTGGATcatgaaaactgaaaatgtacTTTATGTGAGTAGATAATTATGATACTCAGTAACCAGTTACCTTTTATTAATTGGCAATTTATATCATTGAAGAAAGAATTGCTGCATTTATAACTGTAAAACATCCATTTTCGTATTCCTCTTTGTGGAAACAAAAGCTCTTTCAAGGCCGGAGTCATCCATGGATGGAACACCAGCCCATTGTAGGCACCTTCATGCACACACTTACACAGATTTATGTCAGGCCATTTTTGATTCTCCAGTCTGcttaatatgcttttttttttacaattttcactGAAGTGTCCACTCGGCCACCTAACTAAGTACCAATATAAGTCTTTATTTCAGAAAATGTACAGAGAAACATGGCATGAAACACTTGCCAGGATAAGGACAGTGGAGAGGCTCAGAGTTCTTAGTAATGAATTGAAAATGAAGCTTCAGTACATCTAATGGCACCTCGCAATGCATTGCTCTGGTCATTCATCAACCtctttttttatgaaattaagattgtgaaatgtaattaaatttagcGAAATGAAGAAAGATGAATTTTTATTAAAGACTGGGTTGAAGACTTCTCTGCAGGCAGCTCCTACAGCTAAACTTAGCTGTTTATCTGAGATTTATTCTCTTTATTTGCATAAAGCCTGCAGTTGTTTCAAATCTTTCAAACTTTTTTATCTCTAGTACAGAGTGGATGATTTTGTattttcctaaaatccacaattcAGTATCACCTCTGTACAGTGGCCCCAAAAAGCATAAACAGTTTTGATGTTCCTTGCATTACTCTTGACTACGTATTGATTAaaatgtataagcctaacgcttgTGGTATATGAAATTACAAGTGTTCACTTCCTGTAGGTGTCTGTACAGGCCAATGGCTCTTCAACTGCTTGGTACTACACGGACAATCCCTATCTCTACCTTCAAGATTTCCTACCGAACACTGTTTACAACATCAGCGTCACAGCCGTCGGAGAGAATGGCGAGAGTCTCCAAAGCGACACAGCTATGGTCCAACTTCAACCTGCAATTGCGTCCAGTTCTGGTACAAGTGCTTTTggcatttttatttcttgattttttttcatttggttatATAAATTATAGTCCAATAAATGAGTTGTGAGTTAATCAGATTTTCAGTAATGGTCTTATTGGCAACATCTCTGACATCTCCTTTGCTTCTCATTTAGAGAACAACAAATCAGAACATTTAGTGTGAGATGATCGTTCACAGATATTGAGGCATGCTAAAGGCTAGCAGAGGTTCAGCAAAGTAATAAAGGGCAACACTAAGAATAATGAAGTTTATGAACAGCTCATCttaatgttgttgttttcaaattttaagtGAAATAGCACTTAATAAAAGTGGTGTTTGGGATTATTCCAGTTCAGTAGACTAAGGCGACATTCTTGAAGCTTGGTGTAAGTAACCACAACTAGCTGTAACACAAATAGCTGTAACGTCCGATCAGATGTTACCCTAAACAGTGCTGCTCGAGGTTTAGGAATTGCAAAGCATCCAATACTATCTAGAAGATAAGCGAAAATGTTATTATAGTAAGGTCTAAGCTTGAGACATTCCTAGAAATATGACCTAGTGAGGCAGGTGATTGATGACTGAGTTTACATCTGGTTGCACATTTTGGACAATCTGAGTTAAGAGAAATGAATAGTAATGTATGCATTTATTCAGAGCAAGTTCGTGCAGATCAATGAGCTGTTCATTATATCAATAGCTGACCGGCAGCACTGGGGCTCACAGCTACAAACAGCCTGAACAGCAGGAGATGGCAGAATGGAAGATGAGACTTTATTTTACTAGACTACTGCATGCACACTCTTTACTCTTTATAAACATGCCA harbors:
- the LOC127527720 gene encoding collagen alpha-1(XII) chain-like, whose translation is MSGPLYLGTTEVKNETHIIRESFSFTIEATARSPTSIFVYWTSLTSTSMTVFGYEIQYMRVGDNSSVVIRTNNTQHLLQDLLPSTTYSISVTPLYNNARGIPGSLTITTPNITSSYFINIFVHNKTATSAELSWQVPAQIASNIMMYRLCYGLLNSSALIRNMTLASSVLSYHLTGLKNSTVYFALISAVLSPSLGEMSSIVYFLTGESSLLVSAMTSSPTSAHVNWTRPSLQMVSSYEVQYIRVEDNVGNISITSNTSILLRDLLPNSTYCITVTPLINGTRGNPGFTAISMPHEVSAKATPSPLHLTVSEIGQGVGLFLVTWQPPEVPVGTILHYNVSVQANGSSTAWYYTDNPYLYLQDFLPNTVYNISVTAVGENGESLQSDTAMVQLQPAIASSSVSSFKPQLLSTEELSIRSSSILLKLPECGVFEKAARQLPSLSGQNLSVSLVVAESKAVNEDFKLASSTLTNLTYKDTNIGSTGPYVSIHYLSAYDCYSVTTNSRIIQRDTESLCGPSTGGCEEKFIRARRSSTFSIRPVIVGATEYCNSSIQVCNGPLRSNTGYRTKYILVDGSGNEVMSSYWSDTFKTKSGPIPYEAIELRDRATTAGVVILAVLLLFLFLLLLLLCFLCLGGSKRRNRKMYKQATPYDTHHTKDIVMKNSMASEHDVREPKILEQMNGPFVIQSREQYVFSGWGASSSDFSEKQQESHTR